The following are from one region of the Tachysurus fulvidraco isolate hzauxx_2018 chromosome 15, HZAU_PFXX_2.0, whole genome shotgun sequence genome:
- the socs3a gene encoding suppressor of cytokine signaling 3a encodes MVRHSKFGQAVSSFGFSHNRFRTFSSMAEYELVHGTWCQLQECGFYWASISGKEACTMLEREPNGTFLIRDSADRKHFFTLCVKTPMGTRNVRVECDNNTFFLQTDPESEQTAPRFDCVVKLVCYYMKMLKQSKDNSRVSYYIYSHGEKVPLELCQPYLSRMSSLQHLCRKTVNGHVEILANTDELPWPIKKFLKAYDAPI; translated from the coding sequence ATGGTCAGGCACAGCAAGTTTGGGCAGGCAGTGAGCAGCTTCGGATTCAGTCATAACAGATTCAGGACATTCAGCTCCATGGCGGAGTACGAGTTGGTGCATGGTACATGGTGTCAACTCCAGGAGTGTGGCTTCTACTGGGCTTCGATTAGTGGCAAGGAAGCATGCACTATGCTGGAACGGGAGCCGAATGGCACTTTCCTGATCCGTGACAGTGCTGACAGGAAGCATTTCTTCACGTTGTGTGTCAAGACACCAATGGGCACCAGGAATGTCCGTGTGGAGTGTGACAACAACACATTCTTCCTGCAGACAGATCCTGAGAGTGAGCAAACAGCACCGCGATTTGACTGCGTGGTCAAGCTTGTGTGTTACTATATGAAAATGCTGAAACAGTCAAAGGACAACTCGCGTGTTTCATACTACATCTACTCACATGGGGAGAAGGTTCCCCTGGAACTGTGCCAACCTTATTTATCCAGAATGTCCTCACTTCAGCACCTGTGCAGAAAGACAGTCAATGGCCACGTGGAAATCTTAGCCAATACAGACGAGCTGCCTTGGCCAATAAAGAAGTTTCTGAAGGCATATGATGCTCctatttaa